GACAATCGCCTGGGTGACATCCGGTTATCAGAACGCCATCCGCACCGTTTTTCAAAGCGTCTAAGACCATTTCAGGGGTTACTCTGCTAGAGCACATGGTTTTAACTACGCGAATATTATGTGGATATCTTATTCTTGATGTTCCAGCGAGATCAATGCCAGCGTATGAGCACCAGTTACATGCAAAAACTATAATTCTGGGCTCAAACTCCTCCCCGTTCATGCCTTACCCCCTCGCCAAAGCTTCTACTTCAGTCAAGATTTGAACATCTGTGAAGTAGTGCTGCTGAATCGCTCCCGACGGGCATGAACCTGCACACGCTCCACATCCTTTACATTTAATGCTATCGACCTTAGCAACTCTTTTATCGTTTTCAACTTTTATACTTATAGCTTCGAAAGGACATATCGAGGCGCAAATTCCACAACCACTACAAACTTCTTCATCTACAAAAGCTATGTATGGGGTAGATTCCACATAGCCTTTAGACATGAAGGCTATAGCGGCGGAAGCGGCGGCTCCCGCATGGGCAACGGTGTCGGGTATATCTTTTGGACTTTGAATAAAACCGGCCAAGTAGATACCATCTACGGTTGTTTCTACTGGTTTTAATTTTGGATGCAGTTCAAGAGCGAAACCTCCGGGACCAATTGAGATTTTCAGCTTCCTCCTAAGCTCTTCCCATCCTTCCGGAGGAACCAACGCGGTTTCTAAAACTACCAGATCCGCGTCTACATGAACCATTAAACCAGTATTTGAATCATAAACGTCAAATGATAATGAGCCATCCTTGTTTTCGAAAATTTCCATAGGTCTTCCCCTAATTAAATAAACGTTGTTTAGAGATCTGATCTTTCGATAAAATTCTTCGAATCCCTTACCAAACGCTCTAATATCAGTATAGCATACTATTATTTTAGCATCTGGCACCGCTTTGGCAACATAATAAACGTGCTTTAACCCGAGTACGCAGCCAACTCTGCAACAGTAATTTACGTGTTTTTCATCTCTAGACCCGGCGCAAAGTATTATTACAACAGTTTTAGGCTCTTTTTTATCGCTTATCCTAACAATCTTACCTTTTGTAGGCCCATTTGCTGAGGAAAGCCTTTCAAGCTGTAGCCCAGTTATAACGTTCTCGTATCGACCATATCCGTACTCGTATAGCTTGCTCATATCGTATAAGTCGAATCCTACCGCGACGATTATAGTTCCAACATTGAGTTCTATAGTTTTCGGCTGTTGATTGAAATCAATTGCGCCAGCTGGACAAAATCTTTCGCAGACTCTGCACACCCCCTTAGTCAAGTATAGGCAGTTTTCGGCGTCTATCACCGGCTTCCTAGGAATAGCTTGGGGGAACTCGAAGTATATGGCTTTTCTAAAACCAAGCCCTTCATCAAAGTCGCTTATAACTTTTTTAGGACATTTTTCTACGCACGTGCCGCATCCAGTGCATTTATCCCAGTTTACGTATCTTGCCTTTAACTTTACTTTAACAGT
This portion of the Thermoproteales archaeon genome encodes:
- a CDS encoding CoB--CoM heterodisulfide reductase iron-sulfur subunit A family protein; the protein is MEDVKIGVYVCHCGKNIAGVINPEKVAKIIGELPHVVIARDYLYMCSSPGQDLIVSDVKEYNLNRVIIAACSPSMHLHTFQNTVKRAGLNPYMLEIVNIREQATWVHDDNPEKAEEKVIELIKAAVERAVHLYPLTTETFPIEKKSLVIGGGIAGIKAALDLANAGYKVYLVEKRQSIGGKMAQFDKTFPTLDCAQCILTPLMVEVGNHPNITLLAYSEVEDVSGSPGNFTVKVKLKARYVNWDKCTGCGTCVEKCPKKVISDFDEGLGFRKAIYFEFPQAIPRKPVIDAENCLYLTKGVCRVCERFCPAGAIDFNQQPKTIELNVGTIIVAVGFDLYDMSKLYEYGYGRYENVITGLQLERLSSANGPTKGKIVRISDKKEPKTVVIILCAGSRDEKHVNYCCRVGCVLGLKHVYYVAKAVPDAKIIVCYTDIRAFGKGFEEFYRKIRSLNNVYLIRGRPMEIFENKDGSLSFDVYDSNTGLMVHVDADLVVLETALVPPEGWEELRRKLKISIGPGGFALELHPKLKPVETTVDGIYLAGFIQSPKDIPDTVAHAGAAASAAIAFMSKGYVESTPYIAFVDEEVCSGCGICASICPFEAISIKVENDKRVAKVDSIKCKGCGACAGSCPSGAIQQHYFTDVQILTEVEALARG
- a CDS encoding hydrogenase iron-sulfur subunit, which encodes MNGEEFEPRIIVFACNWCSYAGIDLAGTSRIRYPHNIRVVKTMCSSRVTPEMVLDALKNGADGVLITGCHPGDCHYISGNYLTLRRYYLLKKFLKQMGLEDRVALVWISASEGEKWAKVAKEFTEHIRKLGPLEIKEV